One Castanea sativa cultivar Marrone di Chiusa Pesio chromosome 4, ASM4071231v1 DNA window includes the following coding sequences:
- the LOC142632227 gene encoding pentatricopeptide repeat-containing protein At3g48250, chloroplastic-like → MNRARRILTSLRLANSLLSTRVSSTRPLPTQYSDFHCLSKNQSFSHTHFLNTRQKLFFSSKPNSAIELVLANDWSYELEHELEKSCPTLTHETVIYILKKLDKDPEKASGFFNWVCENTGFRPSSSVYSLMLRILVNKETMKQFWITLRKMKEQGFYVDKETYMTILGHLKKAKMASDVVALNHFHKRMLSENAMENVVTKVVDIVLGSEWSNGVENELGEMKIVLSDNFMIRVLKELRNYPLKALNFFHWVGRCDNGYEHNTVTYNAVARVLGRDDSIELFWSVVEEMKSAGHEMDIDTYIKISRQFQKIKMMEDAVKLYEFMMDSPFKPSVQDCSMLFRSISANDNPNLDLVFRVAKKYESAGHTLSKVVYDGIHRSLTSAGRFDEAENIMKTMRNAGYQPDNITYSQLVFGLCKAGRLEDACNVLDEMEAEGFLPDIKTWTILIQGHCVANELDKALMCLAKMVEKNCSIDADLLEVVINGFLHWNRIDGAYRLLVEIVNKERLSPWQATYKKLIEKLLGNGKLEEALKLLHLMKKQNYPPFPEPFVKYISKFGTVEDAADFLKALSVKEYPSSSAYLHVFQSFFQEGRESEAKDLLFKCPHHIRWHGEVRKLFGSAQNENATS, encoded by the coding sequence ATGAACCGAGCTAGGCGAATCCTCACATCACTCAGACTCGCCAACTCGCTCCTCTCGACTCGGGTCTCCTCAACTCGGCCTCTCCCGACTCAGTACTCTGACTTTCATTGTCTTTCAAAAAATCAATCTTTTTCACATACCCATTTCCTCAATACCCGTCAGAAGCTATTCTTCTCATCGAAACCAAACTCGGCCATTGAACTCGTTCTGGCAAACGATTGGTCCTACGAGTTGGAGCATGAGTTAGAAAAATCGTGTCCAACGCTGACCCATGAAACAGTTATTTACATTTTGAAGAAACTGGACAAAGACCCAGAAAAAGCTTCCGGCTTTTTCAACTGGGTCTGTGAGAATACTGGGTTTAGACCCAGTTCTTCGGTATATAGCTTAATGCTTAGGATTTTGGTTAACAAAGAGACAATGAAGCAGTTTTGGATTACACTTAGGAAAATGAAAGAGCAAGGGTTTTATGTTGATAAGGAAACATATATGACAATTCTGGGGCATTTAAAGAAGGCGAAGATGGCCAGTGATGTAGTGGCTTTGAACCACTTTCACAAAAGGATGCTTTCAGAGAATGCAATGGAGAATGTTGTGACGAAAGTGGTTGATATTGTTTTGGGGTCAGAGTGGAGTAATGGGGTTGAGAATGAATTGGGGGAGATGAAAATTGTGTTATCAGATAATTTCATGATACGGGTTTTGAAGGAACTTCGGAATTACCCTTTGAaagctttgaatttttttcattggGTTGGCAGGTGTGATAATGGTTATGAACACAATACAGTGACTTATAATGCGGTTGCCAGGGTTCTCGGTAGGGATGATTCAATCGAGCTTTTTTGGAGTGTTGTTGAGGAGATGAAGAGTGCTGGTCATGAAATGGATATTGACACTTATATAAAGATATCGAGGCAGTTTCAGAAGATCAAGATGATGGAGGATGCGGTGAAGCTTTATGAGTTCATGATGGACAGTCCATTTAAGCCCTCGGTCCAGGACTGCAGTATGCTTTTCAGAAGCATCTCAGCCAATGATAACCCgaatttggatttggtttttcGAGTTGCAAAGAAATATGAGTCAGCGGGGCATACTCTTTCTAAGGTTGTGTATGATGGGATTCATAGGTCATTGACAAGTGCAGGAAGGTTTGATGAGGCAGAGAATATTATGAAGACTATGAGAAACGCAGGGTATCAGCCTGATAACATTACGTACAGCCAATTGGTTTTTGGACTTTGTAAGGCAGGGAGGCTTGAAGATGCTTGTAACGTGCTGGATGAGATGGAAGCAGAAGGATTTCTTCCTGATATTAAGACTTGGACAATTTTGATTCAAGGGCATTGTGTAGCTAATGAACTAGACAAGGCATTAATGTGTTTGGCAAAGATGGTAGAGAAGAACTGCAGTATTGATGCTGATCTATTGGAAGTCGTAATAAACGGTTTCCTACATTGGAACAGAATAGATGGTGCATACAGATTGCTTGTGGAGATTGTAAATAAGGAACGTCTAAGCCCTTGGCAAGCTACATATAAAAAACTGATTGAAAAGCTTTTAGGCAATGGGAAACTTGAAGAAGCACTGAAATTACTTCATTTAATGAAGAAGCAAAACTACCCACCTTTCCCAGAACCCTTTGTCAAATATATTTCAAAGTTTGGGACTGTGGAGGATGCTGCAGATTTTTTGAAGGCATTGAGTGTGAAAGAATATCCTTCCTCTTCAGCTTATCTTCATGTTTTCCAATCATTCTTTCAAGAAGGTAGAGAGTCTGAGGCCAAAGATCTGCTTTTCAAGTGCCCTCATCATATTCGTTGGCATGGTGAAGTTCGCAAACTTTTTGGTTCTGCACAGAATGAAAATGCCACTTCATGA
- the LOC142630252 gene encoding protein DEHYDRATION-INDUCED 19 homolog 6-like isoform X2 codes for MAVDFRAYRVHSAKHFSSVQAARIHSESHTILYDSDNDDDSRALFPCPFCIVDIDVSVLCSHLQEEHCFDLKNAVCPMCAANLGKDVIGHFIVQHASSLKRRRKSEKYGFLSGNSTMLGKKFPTHPIGNKHESTPDPLLSSFIYNMPFSAPKCIPQDECFREDASSATSDVKSIEPSSLHEDHEQDKEEKRKKAAFVQELIVSTIF; via the exons ATGGCCGTTGACTTCAGAGCTTACAGGGTCCACTCTGCCAAGCACTTCTCTTCCGTTCAAGCTGCACGCATTCACTctg AAAGTCACACAATCCTCTATGATTCAGACAATGATGATGATTCAAGAGCTTTATTTCCTTGCCCCTTCTGTATTGTGGACATCGATGTTTCTGTGCTCTGTAGCCATTTGCAAGAAGAACACTGTTTTGACTTAAAAAATGCA GTTTGTCCTATGTGTGCGGCAAATCTTGGGAAGGATGTGATAGGGCATTTTATTGTGCAGCATGCAAGCTCACTGAAG CGAAGGAGAAAATCTGAGAAATATGGCTTCTTGAGTGGGAATTCAACTATGCTCGGAAAAAAGTTTCCGACACATCCTATAGGAAACAAGCATGAATCTACTCCTGATCCACTCCTCTCATCGTTTATCTACAATATGCCTTTTTCGGCGCCTAAATGTATCCCTCAAGATGAATGCTTCAGAGAAGATGCCTCCTCTGCCACATCAGATGTGAAAAG CATTGAGCCGTCGTCACTGCATGAAGATCATGAACAGgataaagaagagaaaaggaagaaagcaGCTTTTGTCCAAGAGTTGATTGTGTCAACCATATTCTAA
- the LOC142630908 gene encoding pentatricopeptide repeat-containing protein At3g48250, chloroplastic-like produces MNRARPIFTSLRLANSLLSTRVSSTRSLPTQVTKYSDFHCLSKNQSFSHTHFLNTRQKLFFSSKPNSAIELVLANDWSYELEHELEKSCPTLTHETVIYILKKLDKDPEKASGFFNWVCENTGFRPSSSVYSLMLRILVNKETMKQFWITLRKMKEQGFYVDEETYLTILGQLKKAKMASDVVALNHFHKRMLSENAMENVVMKVVDIVLGSEWSNGVENELGEMKIVLSDNFVMRVLKELRNYPSKALNFFHWVGRCDNGYEHNTVTYNAVARVLGRDDSIELFWSVVEEMKSAGHEMDFDTYIKISRQFQKIKMMGDAVKLYEFMMDSPFKPSVQDCSMLLRSISANDNPNLDLVFRVAKKYESAGHTLSKVVYDGIHRSLTRAGRFDEAENIMKTMRNAGYQPDNITYSQLVFGLCKAGRLEDACKVLDEMEAEGFPPDIKTWTILIQGHCVANELDKALICLAKMVEKNCSIDADLLEVLINGFLHWNRIDGAYRLLVEIVNKERLSPWQATYKKLIEKLLGNGKLEEALKLLHLMKKQNYPPFPEPFVKYISKFGTVEDAADFLKALSVKEYPSSSAYLHVFQSFFQEGRESEAKDLLFKCPHHIRWHSEVRKLFGSAQNENATS; encoded by the coding sequence ATGAACCGAGCTAGGCCAATCTTCACATCACTCAGACTCGCCAACTCGCTCCTCTCGACTCGGGTCTCCTCAACTCGGTCTCTCCCTACTCAGGTGACTAAGTACTCTGACTTTCATTGTCTTTCAAAAAATCAATCTTTTTCACATACCCATTTCCTCAATACCCGTCAGAAGCTATTCTTCTCATCGAAACCAAACTCTGCCATTGAACTCGTTCTGGCAAACGATTGGTCCTACGAGTTGGAGCACGAGTTAGAAAAATCGTGTCCAACACTGACCCATGAAACAGTTATTTACATTTTGAAGAAACTGGACAAAGACCCAGAAAAAGCTTCCGGCTTTTTCAACTGGGTCTGTGAGAATACTGGGTTTAGACCCAGTTCTTCGGTGTATAGCTTAATGCTTAGGATTTTGGTTAACAAAGAGACAATGAAGCAGTTTTGGATTACACTTAGGAAAATGAAAGAGCAAGGGTTTTATGTTGATGAGGAAACATATTTGACAATTCTGGGGCAGTTAAAGAAGGCGAAGATGGCCAGTGATGTAGTGGCTTTGAACCACTTTCACAAAAGGATGCTTTCAGAGAATGCAATGGAGAATGTTGTGATGAAAGTGGTTGATATTGTTTTGGGGTCAGAGTGGAGTAATGGGGTTGAGAATGAATTGGGGGAGATGAAAATTGTGTTATCAGATAATTTTGTGATGCGGGTTTTGAAGGAACTTCGGAATTACCCTTCGAaagctttgaatttttttcattggGTTGGCAGGTGTGATAATGGTTATGAACACAATACAGTGACTTATAATGCAGTTGCCAGGGTTCTCGGTAGGGATGACTCAATCGAGCTTTTTTGGAGTGTTGTTGAGGAGATGAAGAGTGCTGGTCATGAAATGGATTTTGACACTTATATAAAGATATCGAGGCAGTTTCAGAAGATCAAGATGATGGGGGATGCGGTGAAGCTTTATGAGTTCATGATGGACAGTCCATTTAAGCCCTCGGTCCAGGACTGCAGCATGCTTTTAAGAAGCATCTCAGCCAATGATAACCCgaatttggatttggtttttcGAGTTGCAAAGAAATATGAGTCAGCGGGGCATACTCTTTCTAAGGTTGTGTATGATGGGATTCATAGGTCATTGACAAGGGCAGGGAGGTTTGATGAGGCAGAGAATATTATGAAGACTATGAGAAACGCAGGGTATCAGCCTGATAACATTACGTACAGCCAATTGGTTTTTGGACTTTGTAAGGCAGGGAGGCTTGAAGATGCTTGTAAGGTGCTGGATGAGATGGAAGCAGAAGGATTTCCTCCTGATATAAAGACTTGGACAATTTTGATTCAAGGGCATTGTGTAGCTAATGAACTAGACAAGGCATTAATATGTTTGGCAAAGATGGTAGAGAAGAACTGCAGTATTGATGCTGATCTATTAGAAGTCTTAATAAACGGTTTCCTACATTGGAACAGAATAGATGGTGCATACAGATTGCTTGTGGAGATTGTAAATAAGGAACGTCTAAGCCCTTGGCAAGCTACATATAAAAAACTGATTGAAAAGCTTTTAGGCAATGGGAAACTTGAAGAAGCACTGAAATTACTTCATTTAATGAAGAAGCAAAACTACCCACCTTTCCCAGAACCCTTTGTCAAATATATTTCAAAGTTTGGGACTGTGGAGGATGCTGCAGATTTTTTGAAGGCATTAAGTGTGAAAGAATATCCTTCCTCTTCAGCTTATCTTCATGTTTTCCAATCATTCTTTCAAGAAGGTAGAGAGTCTGAGGCCAAAGATCTGCTTTTCAAGTGCCCTCATCATATTCGTTGGCATAGTGAAGTTCGCAAACTTTTTGGTTCTGCACAGAATGAAAATGCCACTTCATGA
- the LOC142630846 gene encoding pachytene checkpoint protein 2 homolog: protein MSTPMEVTLQNPPDPDMSDQNAVASASASAPSPPPPPPPPPPLLPPVLADDRVSVSVEACLKPSSTARIDDVRSAIERMLEKRSLSYIDGPIPVPLDDPFLTENVERIRICDTDEWVQNHEILLFWQVKPVVHVFQLSEEGPCEDVSGDGQLPSFNEWMLPAKEFDGMWESLIYESGLKQRLLRYAASALLFTEKGIDPFLVSWNRIILLHGPPGTGKTSLCKALAQKLSIRFNSRYPQSQLVEVNAHSLFSKWFSESGKLVAKLFQKIQEMVEEENNLVFVLIDEVESLAAARKAALSGSEPSDSIRVVNALLTQMDKLKSSPNVIILTTSNITTAIDIAFVDRADIKAYVGPPTLQARYEILRSCLQELVKKGILSNFQDSDHLVVPNFASTKEKLNMPEMQETRTKFHLCKQLLEAAEACEGMSGRSLRKLPFLTHAALSNPYNCDPSRFLCKMVDTARGELSELPD from the exons ATGAGTACTCCAATGGAGGTCACACTTCAAAACCCTCCAGATCCCGATATGTCCGACCAAAACGCCGTCGCATCAGCCTCAGCCTCAGctccctctcctcctcctccgcctCCGCCTCCGCCTCCGCTTCTTCCTCCTGTACTCGCCGATGACAGAGTCTCCGTTTCAG TTGAAGCTTGCTTAAAGCCCTCCAGCACTGCTCGGATTGACGATGTCCGCTCAGCCATTGAGAG AATGCTTGAAAAGAGGAGTTTAAGCTATATTGACGGGCCCATTCCGGTGCCTCTTGATGATCCGTTTCTCACAGAAAATGTGGAAAGAATCCGTATTTGCGACACGG ATGAGTGGGTGCAGAACCATGAAATTCTTTTGTTCTGGCAAGTCAAGCCTGTTGTGCATGTCTTTCAG CTTAGTGAGGAAGGACCATGTGAGGACGTAAGTGGAGATGGCCAACTTCCTAGCTTTAATGAATGGATGCTTCCTGCAAAGGAATTTGATGGCATGTGGGAAAG TTTAATCTATGAATCTGGTCTCAAGCAAAGGCTGTTGCGGTACGCAGCAAGTGCATTACTCTTTACTGAAAAGGGTATTGATCCTTTCCTTGTGTCATGGAACCG CATTATTCTTCTGCATGGACCTCCAGGAACAGGGAAGACATCTTTATGTAAAGCATTAGCCCAGAAGTTATCCATCCGATTCAACTCCAG ATACCCACAGAGCCAATTGGTTGAGGTTAATGCACATTCTTTGTTTAGTAAATGGTTCTCCGAAAGTGGCAAGTTG GTTGCAAAGcttttccaaaaaattcaagaaatggTGGAGGAAGAAAACAATctggtatttgttttaattg ATGAAGTTGAAAGTCTTGCTGCTGCTAGAAAAGCTGCTTTGTCCGGTTCTGAACCTTCAGACTCTATTAGG GTCGTGAACGCGCTACTAACTCAGATGGATAAATTGAAATCATCGCCAAATGTGATAATTCTCACAACCTCCAATATTACCACTGCTATTG ATATTGCATTTGTTGATCGAGCTGATATCAAAGCATATGTTGGTCCTCCAACACTCCAAGCTCGTTATGAAATTTTAAGATCCTGTCTGCAGGAGCTTGTGAAAAAGGGAATCTTATCAAATTTTCAG GATTCTGATCACCTTGTAGTTCCAAATTTTGCCAGTACAAAAGAAAAGTTGAATATGCCTGAGATGCAGGAGACTCGGACAAAATTTCACCTGTGTAAACAATTGCTTGAAGCTGCAGAAGCATGTGAG ggAATGAGTGGACGATCTTTAAGAAAGCTTCCATTTTTGACGCATGCAGCTCTCTCCAATCCTTACAATTGTGACCCTAGCAGGTTCTTGTGTAAAATGGTAGATACAGCAAGGGGTGAGCTTTCTGAGCTGCCTGACTGA
- the LOC142630252 gene encoding protein DEHYDRATION-INDUCED 19 homolog 5-like isoform X1 codes for MTNCPEDELSVQKQKCKKQLEEINCDLLTHQRSLEWLRTKLVILKSKANPSSKSCGYGILENRQKESHTILYDSDNDDDSRALFPCPFCIVDIDVSVLCSHLQEEHCFDLKNAVCPMCAANLGKDVIGHFIVQHASSLKRRRKSEKYGFLSGNSTMLGKKFPTHPIGNKHESTPDPLLSSFIYNMPFSAPKCIPQDECFREDASSATSDVKSIEPSSLHEDHEQDKEEKRKKAAFVQELIVSTIF; via the exons ATGACGAATTGCCCTGAAGATGAACTTAGTGTGCAAAAACAGAAGTGCAAAAAACAGTTAGAGGAGATCAATTGTGATCTGCTAACACATCAGAGGTCTTTGGAATGGCTTAGGACTAAATTGGTGATATTGAAGAGCAAAGCAAATCCTTCATCCAAGTCTTGTGGTTATGGCATACTTGAAAACCGGCAAAAAG AAAGTCACACAATCCTCTATGATTCAGACAATGATGATGATTCAAGAGCTTTATTTCCTTGCCCCTTCTGTATTGTGGACATCGATGTTTCTGTGCTCTGTAGCCATTTGCAAGAAGAACACTGTTTTGACTTAAAAAATGCA GTTTGTCCTATGTGTGCGGCAAATCTTGGGAAGGATGTGATAGGGCATTTTATTGTGCAGCATGCAAGCTCACTGAAG CGAAGGAGAAAATCTGAGAAATATGGCTTCTTGAGTGGGAATTCAACTATGCTCGGAAAAAAGTTTCCGACACATCCTATAGGAAACAAGCATGAATCTACTCCTGATCCACTCCTCTCATCGTTTATCTACAATATGCCTTTTTCGGCGCCTAAATGTATCCCTCAAGATGAATGCTTCAGAGAAGATGCCTCCTCTGCCACATCAGATGTGAAAAG CATTGAGCCGTCGTCACTGCATGAAGATCATGAACAGgataaagaagagaaaaggaagaaagcaGCTTTTGTCCAAGAGTTGATTGTGTCAACCATATTCTAA